Proteins from a single region of Chromobacterium sp. ATCC 53434:
- a CDS encoding transposase, translated as MTKTRRTFPEALKREAVEQVLAGTPLRHVAQAFDITESLLGKWKRQLQDAGPDAFPGRGKQTGEAAELKRLRDELARVTMERDVLKKALAIFSQPTK; from the coding sequence ATGACCAAGACCAGACGTACTTTCCCGGAGGCCCTCAAGCGCGAAGCGGTTGAGCAGGTACTTGCCGGCACCCCGTTACGGCATGTTGCCCAAGCCTTCGACATTACCGAGTCGCTGCTGGGCAAGTGGAAGCGTCAGCTCCAAGACGCCGGACCAGATGCCTTCCCTGGCCGAGGCAAACAGACCGGTGAAGCCGCCGAGCTCAAGCGACTGCGGGATGAGCTGGCCCGCGTTACCATGGAGCGCGATGTCCTAAAAAAGGCGCTTGCCATCTTCTCGCAACCCACGAAGTGA
- a CDS encoding tyrosine-type recombinase/integrase, with the protein METIQKHEAWNKGKLVGQKPPLKPKDIWAIRIHLQNVHAVRDLAMFNLAIDSKLRGCDLVSLRVRDICHGAQILSRAMVIQRKTQRPVQFELTEPTRSAVAAWIEKAHLRGGDQYLFPSRVKCSPHISTRQYARIVHHWAAAAGLDSSIYGTHSMRRTKATLIYKRTKNLRVVQLLLGHTKLESTVRYLGIEVDDALEISEQTEI; encoded by the coding sequence ATGGAAACGATCCAGAAGCATGAAGCTTGGAACAAGGGCAAGCTCGTCGGGCAGAAACCACCACTGAAGCCCAAAGATATTTGGGCAATCCGTATTCATCTTCAGAATGTCCATGCCGTGCGTGATCTGGCTATGTTCAACTTGGCAATCGACAGCAAGCTGCGAGGCTGTGATCTGGTCAGCTTACGGGTACGAGACATCTGCCATGGAGCGCAGATCCTTTCTCGTGCCATGGTAATCCAGCGGAAAACGCAGCGCCCGGTGCAATTTGAACTAACGGAGCCAACAAGATCGGCGGTTGCGGCCTGGATAGAAAAAGCACATCTGCGGGGCGGGGATCAATACCTCTTCCCGAGCAGAGTCAAATGTTCGCCTCATATCTCCACACGCCAATATGCACGTATCGTGCATCATTGGGCTGCGGCAGCTGGGCTGGACTCCTCAATCTACGGAACCCATTCGATGCGGCGGACCAAAGCCACGCTGATCTATAAACGGACCAAAAACCTTCGAGTGGTCCAGTTGCTGTTGGGCCACACCAAACTGGAAAGTACGGTGCGGTACCTCGGCATTGAGGTAGATGATGCGTTGGAGATTTCCGAGCAAACTGAGATCTGA
- a CDS encoding IS3 family transposase, translating to MKFRAIHALSGRYPVAPMCQLFRVSRSGYYAWLHRPPSAREMANRQLLREIRLVHAEVNGIYGHRRIHAELLAQGFVCGRHRIADLMRRNGIRVRARKRWRPASGGQHLLPVAPNLLQRHFAAGGDINQRWVSDMTYIRTGEGWLYLAVVLDLYSRAIVGWAMHHRMQQELVHAALTMAVARRQPSGEVILHSDRGSQYCAFDYQALLKRHGIVPSHSRAGNCWDNAAMESFFRSLKSERVYLTHYRSYEEARTDVFDYIRFYNHQRRHSTLGYLTPVEFERRRSELSA from the coding sequence GTGAAATTCCGCGCGATTCACGCTCTGTCGGGCCGCTACCCGGTAGCCCCGATGTGCCAACTGTTTCGTGTGTCCCGCAGTGGCTACTATGCGTGGCTACACCGCCCACCTTCGGCGCGAGAGATGGCGAACCGACAACTACTGCGCGAAATCCGGCTGGTGCATGCCGAGGTCAACGGTATTTATGGCCATCGGCGTATCCATGCCGAACTTCTTGCACAGGGCTTCGTCTGCGGGCGACATCGCATCGCGGACTTGATGCGGCGAAACGGTATCAGGGTTAGAGCGCGTAAACGTTGGAGACCCGCGAGCGGTGGTCAACACCTTCTACCCGTGGCGCCCAATTTGCTGCAGCGACACTTTGCTGCTGGCGGCGACATCAATCAGCGCTGGGTGTCGGACATGACCTATATCCGAACCGGTGAAGGGTGGCTGTACTTGGCGGTGGTACTCGACCTGTACTCCCGGGCGATAGTGGGCTGGGCCATGCATCATCGAATGCAGCAAGAACTGGTGCATGCTGCCCTGACGATGGCAGTGGCGCGTCGCCAGCCTTCAGGAGAGGTAATTCTGCATTCGGACCGCGGGAGTCAGTACTGTGCCTTTGACTACCAGGCGTTGCTGAAGCGGCATGGGATAGTACCGAGCCACTCCCGCGCCGGGAACTGCTGGGATAATGCAGCGATGGAGAGCTTCTTCCGTTCACTGAAATCGGAACGTGTTTATCTGACCCACTACCGGAGCTACGAGGAGGCGCGTACAGATGTGTTTGATTACATCCGTTTTTACAATCACCAACGACGTCATTCGACCCTGGGGTATCTGACCCCGGTTGAGTTCGAACGCCGCCGCTCAGAGCTTAGCGCTTAA
- the ushA gene encoding bifunctional UDP-sugar hydrolase/5'-nucleotidase UshA: MRVSLRHAVLALAAAGLLSACASQPGKGNYDSGKTYKITILHTNDHHGRFWPNGDGEYGLAAQKTVVDKVRAEVKADGGYTLLLSGGDINTGVPESDLQNAEPDFRGMDRIGYDAMAVGNHEFDKPLPVLMQQRQWIHFPMLSANIYQDGKRLFDPYAMFNLGGVKVAVLGLTTDDTAKLVNPEQIKGIEFKSPIAEAATLVPELRRKADIVIAATHMGHYTDGNHGVNAPGDVEMARAVKGLDLIVGGHSQNPVCMKAENVRDDAYVPGAPCAPDRQNGAWIVQAHEWGKYVGRADFEFRNGTLKLVKYQLIPVNLKKTVETTDGKLVKLPYTEAIADDDKLRRFLQTYQDKGQAALSVKVADVDGALEGGRDAARSRPTALGALVATAMMDKAHADFAVINSGGIRDSLPAGVIRYRDVLKVFPFGSRLAYVQLSGREALDYLRAAARMTPGAGAFAQFAGVRLRIVGGELQDAAIGGKPVDPDKTYRMAVNSFVAAGGDGYPRLIGQPGYVDTGLIDADVLKQYLAAHSPLKAQRYAPAGEVTRE, from the coding sequence ATGCGCGTTTCGCTACGCCACGCCGTGCTGGCGCTGGCCGCCGCCGGCCTGCTGTCCGCCTGCGCCTCGCAGCCGGGCAAGGGCAACTACGACAGCGGCAAGACCTACAAGATCACCATCCTGCACACCAACGACCATCACGGCCGCTTCTGGCCGAACGGCGACGGCGAATACGGCCTGGCCGCGCAGAAGACGGTGGTGGACAAGGTGCGCGCCGAAGTGAAGGCCGACGGCGGCTACACGCTGCTGCTGTCCGGCGGCGACATCAACACCGGCGTGCCGGAGTCCGACCTGCAGAACGCCGAGCCGGACTTCCGCGGCATGGACCGCATCGGCTACGACGCGATGGCGGTGGGCAACCACGAGTTCGACAAGCCGCTGCCGGTGCTGATGCAGCAGCGCCAGTGGATACATTTCCCCATGCTGTCCGCCAACATCTACCAGGACGGCAAGCGTCTGTTCGATCCGTACGCGATGTTCAACCTGGGCGGCGTCAAGGTGGCGGTGCTGGGCCTGACCACCGACGACACCGCCAAGCTGGTCAATCCGGAGCAGATCAAGGGCATAGAATTCAAGAGTCCGATCGCCGAAGCCGCCACGCTGGTGCCGGAGTTGCGCCGGAAGGCCGACATCGTCATCGCCGCCACCCACATGGGGCATTACACCGACGGCAATCATGGCGTCAACGCGCCCGGCGACGTCGAGATGGCGCGCGCGGTCAAGGGCCTGGACCTGATCGTCGGCGGCCACAGCCAGAACCCGGTGTGCATGAAGGCCGAGAACGTCCGCGACGACGCCTACGTGCCGGGGGCGCCGTGCGCGCCGGATCGGCAGAACGGCGCCTGGATCGTGCAGGCGCATGAGTGGGGCAAATACGTCGGCCGCGCCGATTTCGAGTTCCGCAACGGCACGCTGAAGCTGGTCAAATACCAGCTGATCCCGGTCAATCTGAAAAAGACGGTGGAAACCACCGACGGCAAGCTCGTCAAGCTGCCGTACACCGAGGCCATCGCCGACGACGACAAGCTGCGCCGCTTCCTGCAAACCTACCAGGACAAGGGCCAGGCGGCGCTGTCGGTCAAGGTGGCGGACGTGGACGGTGCGCTGGAAGGCGGCCGCGACGCGGCGCGCAGCCGGCCGACGGCGCTGGGCGCGCTGGTGGCGACCGCGATGATGGACAAGGCCCACGCCGATTTCGCCGTGATCAACTCCGGCGGCATCCGCGATTCGCTGCCGGCCGGCGTCATCCGCTACCGCGACGTGCTGAAGGTGTTTCCGTTTGGCAGCCGGCTGGCCTATGTCCAGCTGTCCGGCCGCGAGGCGCTGGACTATCTGCGGGCCGCGGCGCGGATGACGCCGGGCGCCGGCGCCTTCGCCCAGTTTGCCGGCGTGCGGCTGCGCATCGTAGGCGGCGAGTTGCAGGATGCCGCCATCGGCGGCAAGCCCGTCGATCCGGACAAGACCTACCGGATGGCGGTCAACAGCTTTGTCGCCGCCGGCGGCGACGGCTATCCGAGGCTGATCGGCCAGCCCGGCTATGTCGACACCGGCCTGATCGACGCCGACGTGCTGAAACAGTACCTGGCGGCCCACTCGCCGCTGAAGGCCCAGCGCTACGCGCCGGCCGGCGAGGTGACGCGCGAGTAG
- a CDS encoding glycosyltransferase family 39 protein, whose protein sequence is MLTYSSQASQLAKPTEKPWVLLLLCFIWLWPGILGHDPWKPDEPFVLAVAQSMLHSGNWLLPTLQGAPYLDNPPLYYWLAAGCIKLFSPWLLPAHDAARMATPMLMALSLLLAGMAGRELIGRRHGRSVVMILIGCIGLVEAGHQLTPTVASFAGFAAAFYALALTLRSPGLAGALLGAASVATFLGGSLMDLLLIWLAALMLPAFSGWRSKNYALTLLLALLVAVPSILVWPMLLARDYPAVYADWWANYALDQTSGFHRVRLFHDFGYYSLNALWFAFPAWPLAVWTLYRNRELHTPKLQLPLVFSVMIALFLTLSNRASITDAMPLLLPLSMLAAVELDNLRRGAAAFLNWFALMTFGLFGLLVWLGWAAMNYGWPQGLAGRAQYFSPFYQPHVSWWQASGALVATLVWLWALSRRNLRGRQAVTNWAAGLTLLWGLGLTLWLPWFDAAKSYRPVVENMQRKLPAGASCIATESRNKLALISWRYYAGIELLPFPAGETAPCDYWLVVRNSEEGVAEPGWQVLWTGHRPREQNMTFALLQRLPPAKLAE, encoded by the coding sequence ATGCTGACTTATTCCTCCCAGGCCAGCCAGCTGGCCAAGCCTACCGAGAAACCCTGGGTGCTGCTGCTGCTGTGCTTCATCTGGCTGTGGCCCGGCATACTCGGACACGACCCGTGGAAGCCGGACGAACCGTTCGTGCTGGCGGTGGCGCAAAGCATGCTGCACAGCGGCAACTGGCTGCTGCCCACGCTGCAGGGTGCCCCCTACCTCGACAATCCCCCGCTGTACTACTGGCTGGCCGCCGGCTGCATCAAGCTGTTCTCGCCGTGGCTGCTGCCGGCGCACGACGCCGCGCGCATGGCCACGCCGATGCTGATGGCGCTGTCGCTGCTGCTGGCCGGCATGGCCGGCCGCGAGCTGATAGGCCGCCGCCACGGCCGCAGCGTGGTGATGATACTGATAGGCTGCATAGGCCTGGTCGAGGCCGGCCATCAACTGACGCCGACGGTGGCCAGCTTCGCCGGCTTCGCCGCCGCCTTCTACGCGCTGGCGCTGACGCTGCGCTCGCCGGGCCTGGCCGGCGCCTTGCTGGGCGCCGCCAGCGTCGCCACCTTCCTCGGCGGCAGCCTGATGGACCTGTTGCTGATCTGGCTGGCCGCGCTGATGCTGCCGGCCTTCAGCGGCTGGCGCAGCAAGAACTACGCGCTGACGCTGCTGCTGGCGCTGCTGGTGGCCGTGCCGTCGATACTGGTGTGGCCGATGCTGCTGGCCCGTGACTATCCGGCGGTCTACGCCGACTGGTGGGCCAACTACGCGCTGGACCAGACCAGCGGCTTCCACCGGGTGCGGCTGTTCCACGACTTCGGCTACTACAGCCTGAACGCGCTGTGGTTCGCCTTCCCGGCCTGGCCGCTGGCGGTGTGGACGCTGTACCGCAACCGCGAACTGCACACGCCCAAGCTGCAGCTGCCGCTGGTGTTCTCGGTGATGATCGCGCTGTTCCTGACGCTGTCCAACCGCGCCAGCATCACCGACGCGATGCCGCTGCTGCTGCCGCTGTCCATGCTGGCGGCGGTGGAGCTGGACAATCTGCGCCGCGGCGCCGCCGCCTTCCTCAACTGGTTCGCGCTGATGACCTTCGGCCTGTTCGGCCTGTTGGTGTGGCTGGGCTGGGCGGCGATGAACTACGGCTGGCCGCAGGGCCTGGCCGGCCGCGCCCAGTATTTCAGCCCGTTCTACCAGCCGCATGTGTCGTGGTGGCAGGCGTCCGGCGCGCTGGTGGCCACGCTGGTGTGGCTGTGGGCGCTGAGCCGGCGCAATCTGCGCGGCCGCCAGGCGGTCACCAACTGGGCCGCCGGCCTGACGCTGCTGTGGGGCCTGGGCCTGACGCTGTGGCTGCCGTGGTTCGACGCCGCCAAGAGCTACCGCCCGGTGGTGGAGAACATGCAGCGTAAGCTGCCGGCCGGGGCCAGCTGCATCGCCACCGAAAGCCGCAACAAGCTGGCGCTGATCAGCTGGCGCTACTACGCCGGCATCGAACTGTTGCCGTTCCCCGCCGGCGAAACCGCGCCGTGCGACTACTGGCTGGTGGTGCGCAACAGCGAGGAAGGCGTGGCCGAGCCGGGCTGGCAGGTGCTGTGGACCGGCCACCGCCCGCGCGAACAGAACATGACCTTCGCGCTGCTGCAGCGGCTGCCGCCGGCGAAGCTGGCGGAGTAG
- the cysS gene encoding cysteine--tRNA ligase: MLSLYNTLTRQKEAFKPIEPGKVSMYVCGMTVYDLCHIGHARMLAAWDIIYRWLDASGYAVTYVRNITDIEDKIIKRALERGITPEQLVEQTIADMHADLAQLYLVPPSLEPRATHHVGGMVAMIETLIANGKAYPAANGDVYYAVREFEGYGKLSGRTLDKLRAGERVEVDPHKRDPLDFVLWKAAKPGEPSWESPWGPGRPGWHIECSVMSCHHLGEHFDIHGGGEDLQFPHHENEIAQSEGAHGHTYVNYWMHNGFLQFGGEKMSKSLGNFFTIRDVLKHFDGEAVRMLMVRAHYRSPINYSEELLQDAKHALTRLYTALRGLELPASTGIDWTLPHAARFKAAMDDDFGTPEAMAVLFELAGEVNKSRDPQQGRLLKDLAGVLGFLTRDPEAFLQGGAGEGELSAEQVEALIQARKDARAAKNWAESDRIRDELTAKGIVLEDGAGGTIWRRA, encoded by the coding sequence ATGCTGAGCTTGTACAACACACTGACCCGCCAGAAGGAAGCGTTCAAACCCATCGAACCCGGCAAAGTGAGCATGTACGTCTGTGGCATGACCGTCTACGACCTCTGTCACATCGGTCACGCGCGCATGCTGGCGGCCTGGGACATCATCTACCGCTGGCTCGACGCCTCCGGCTACGCCGTCACCTATGTCCGCAACATCACCGACATCGAAGACAAGATCATCAAGCGCGCGCTGGAGCGCGGCATCACGCCGGAACAGCTGGTGGAGCAGACCATCGCCGACATGCACGCAGACCTGGCGCAGCTGTACCTGGTGCCGCCCTCGCTGGAACCGCGCGCCACCCACCACGTGGGCGGCATGGTGGCGATGATCGAGACGCTGATCGCCAACGGCAAGGCCTATCCGGCCGCCAACGGCGACGTCTACTACGCGGTGCGCGAATTCGAAGGCTACGGCAAGCTGTCCGGCCGCACGCTGGACAAGCTGCGCGCCGGCGAGCGCGTGGAAGTGGACCCGCACAAGCGCGACCCGCTGGACTTCGTGCTGTGGAAGGCCGCCAAGCCGGGCGAGCCGTCGTGGGAAAGCCCGTGGGGCCCCGGTCGTCCAGGCTGGCACATCGAGTGCTCCGTGATGAGCTGCCACCATCTGGGCGAGCATTTCGACATCCACGGCGGCGGCGAGGACCTGCAGTTCCCGCACCACGAGAACGAAATCGCCCAGAGCGAGGGCGCCCACGGCCACACCTACGTCAACTACTGGATGCACAACGGCTTCCTGCAGTTTGGCGGCGAAAAGATGTCCAAGAGCCTGGGCAACTTCTTCACCATACGCGACGTGCTGAAGCACTTCGACGGCGAGGCGGTGCGCATGCTGATGGTGCGCGCCCACTACCGCAGCCCGATCAACTACTCCGAAGAGCTGCTGCAGGACGCCAAGCACGCGCTGACCCGCCTGTACACCGCGCTGCGCGGCCTGGAACTGCCGGCCTCCACCGGCATAGACTGGACGCTGCCGCACGCCGCCCGCTTCAAGGCGGCGATGGACGACGACTTCGGCACGCCCGAAGCGATGGCCGTGCTGTTTGAGCTGGCCGGCGAAGTCAACAAGAGCCGCGACCCGCAGCAAGGCCGCCTGCTGAAGGACCTGGCCGGCGTGCTGGGCTTCCTGACTCGCGATCCGGAAGCCTTCCTGCAAGGCGGCGCCGGCGAGGGCGAATTGTCGGCCGAGCAGGTGGAAGCGCTGATCCAGGCGCGCAAGGACGCGCGCGCCGCGAAGAACTGGGCCGAGTCCGACCGCATCCGCGACGAGCTGACCGCCAAGGGCATCGTGCTGGAAGACGGCGCCGGCGGCACCATCTGGCGCCGCGCCTGA
- the rpmE gene encoding 50S ribosomal protein L31 yields the protein MKTDIHPTYKDLSVTCSCGSQFVTKSTMSKDSFGIEVCSNCHPFYTGKQKIVDTAGRVDKFNQKFGSFFKR from the coding sequence ATGAAAACCGATATTCACCCGACTTACAAAGACCTGTCCGTGACCTGCTCCTGCGGCAGCCAGTTCGTGACCAAGTCCACCATGTCCAAGGACAGCTTCGGCATCGAAGTGTGCTCCAACTGCCACCCGTTCTACACCGGCAAGCAGAAGATCGTGGACACCGCTGGTCGCGTGGACAAGTTCAACCAGAAATTCGGCAGCTTCTTCAAGCGCTAA
- a CDS encoding 6-phosphofructokinase: MTKPRAVYLQSGGPTAVLNASAQGAIETARRLGLSLYAALDGLAGLLDGRLCDTDGVPDSAIAQLAFLPGGSFGVSRRMVGTFDEAPDDWLRLREVLARHDIHYLLVNGGNGSLGCAERLVDFEKHTGHPLGVIGIPKTIDNDLMGTDNSPGYGSSAKFLASAMREVGLDMTSMGWGRVFIMETMGRHTGWLAAACAAAARAPGEAPHLLLLPEVPFDPARFLAALDASLARYGQCAIAVAEGITGEDGRFVAEAKKSETYGHEQLGGAGHWLAQLILRERGISAHVAQVDYLQRAGGHLGSATDARQAYVMGERAVEWLLAGKTGLMTGIRRINDHPYCWDVAEVPLSAVGDKEKRLPPEFIGADGLSVTPAFLDYVRPLMEGERIPPFRDGLPDYRPIAWPRV; the protein is encoded by the coding sequence ATGACCAAACCTCGAGCCGTATATCTGCAATCCGGCGGTCCCACCGCCGTACTGAATGCCTCCGCCCAGGGCGCGATAGAAACCGCGCGCCGCCTGGGCCTGTCCCTGTATGCCGCCCTGGATGGGCTGGCCGGCCTGCTGGACGGCCGCCTGTGCGACACCGACGGCGTGCCCGACAGCGCCATCGCCCAGCTGGCCTTCCTGCCCGGCGGCAGCTTCGGCGTCAGCCGGCGGATGGTAGGCACCTTCGACGAGGCGCCGGACGACTGGCTGCGGCTGCGCGAAGTGTTGGCACGGCACGACATCCACTACCTGCTGGTCAACGGCGGCAACGGCTCGCTGGGCTGCGCCGAGCGGCTGGTGGACTTCGAAAAGCACACCGGCCACCCGCTGGGCGTGATCGGCATACCGAAGACCATAGACAACGACCTGATGGGCACCGACAACAGCCCCGGCTACGGCTCCTCGGCCAAATTCCTGGCCAGCGCGATGCGCGAGGTGGGGCTGGACATGACCAGCATGGGCTGGGGCAGGGTGTTCATCATGGAAACCATGGGCCGCCACACCGGCTGGCTGGCCGCCGCCTGCGCCGCCGCCGCGCGCGCACCCGGCGAGGCGCCGCACCTGCTGCTGCTGCCCGAGGTGCCGTTTGACCCGGCCCGCTTCCTGGCGGCGCTGGACGCCAGCCTGGCCCGCTACGGCCAGTGCGCCATCGCCGTGGCCGAGGGCATCACCGGCGAGGACGGCCGCTTCGTCGCCGAGGCCAAGAAATCGGAAACCTACGGCCACGAACAGCTGGGCGGCGCCGGCCACTGGCTGGCGCAGCTGATCCTGCGCGAGCGCGGCATCTCCGCCCACGTGGCCCAGGTGGACTACCTGCAGCGCGCTGGCGGCCACCTGGGTTCCGCCACCGACGCGCGCCAGGCCTATGTGATGGGCGAGCGCGCCGTCGAATGGCTGCTGGCCGGCAAGACCGGGCTGATGACCGGCATCCGTCGCATCAACGACCATCCGTACTGCTGGGACGTGGCCGAAGTGCCGCTGTCCGCCGTGGGCGACAAGGAGAAGCGGCTGCCGCCGGAATTCATCGGCGCGGACGGCCTCAGCGTCACGCCGGCCTTCCTCGACTACGTCCGGCCGCTGATGGAGGGCGAGCGCATCCCGCCGTTCCGCGACGGCCTGCCGGACTACCGGCCCATCGCCTGGCCGCGGGTGTAA